Within the Nicotiana tomentosiformis unplaced genomic scaffold, ASM39032v3 Un00169, whole genome shotgun sequence genome, the region ttttgagttttgaatcaaaaagaaaaaacatCAATGAAAAGATTTTGTTATAGAAAAATTCGAAAATgaaccaaaaagattttttttttgtaaatatataaaaatatatatataaataaaaaaataaaaaataaaaaaattggtcATGTTTCTTAACGTAATGATCTAATTCATgtggcgacatgatacgtaggcaacccccaAAAGGTTCGATCGAAATATCTTTCAATGACTCTAaaatgagggatcaaaatgagacAAGTGGAAAGAAAagcgaagagagagagagagagagagagagagagagagagagaaggagagtgagagagagagaagaaaataagagcgtcaataagaagcaacctAATAAgacggaatgaaacatgaagccttacaaaagcatgttagaaatggTGATAATGTTAGGAGCATGGAATATTGTGTGTGATTCaaatctataaaatgcttaaccctaacacgtttgctgtctcttatatagtaagcttaaggtggttggtttgtagTGAAACTGGCAACATATTATTATTTTACCAGATCAAAGGGGAAGGTAGCAATGACTAACAATAATGAAATCGAGTTGGTCAGTGACGACCCCCGGGGTCAGTCAATTGAGCAAGAGTCGGAAGAAGTAAGAAGATTGAAATAGTAACTGTCTGATGTGCATCAAGCTTGGGTCTCCGGTCAGCCTCCGCCTTAGGGTCCCTCAGAGAGAACTTCCACtgtacccctggctactcaaccaccgctctaTGCAATGAGAGATCACATTCTACctccagggtatgtgccaaactacaaccTCCATGTTGCCACTGGTACCTCTATTGTGCGATCTCCAGTAGCACCGATCAGGAACAACcctctagtcgtgtctggcgcGCCGGCATATACAATCCCGCCACCACCTTCTATGACGAGGCCAAACAATGAGCCActatctcatgcttatgatggccagtACTGCTCTCCACATATGGCTTCCAAGGTCTCGGCTCCATTCAATCAAACTCCTCAgcacgagtcaccagtggaaattGAAAAGGCTGCCAAGACGGGTGAGCCAGATGAGATGGCCAGAAAAATAAAAAGTCTCGAGCAGAACATAAAAAATATACAAGGACTAGGTGCTCACAAAAGTGTTTCCTTCaatgatctatgcatgttccctcacatccatttgccaccaaaGTTAAGACTCCGAAATTTGACTAATATGATGGACACGATGACCCTGTCGCCcacttgaaaaggtactgcaaccagctgagggatgcaggaggaaacaaagagttgttgatggcttattttggggaaagtcttgtgggagtaacctctgaatggttcattgaccaagatatctcccACTGGCATGTTTGGGACGGCATAGGACAAGCCTTCGTCAaaaaatttcaatacaacattgaTATTGTGCCAGATCGCAATTCCctatccaatatgaagaaaaaggcCTAAAGATTTAGGGAGTATGCCagcaagtggagggagcaagcggctagagttaagccacccatggataaccatgAGCTGATCACTGTTTTTCTGGAGGCTAAAGATCCTGATTACTtttagaacatgatgtccgcaatgggtagaccttttgcagaAGCAATCAAAATAGGAGAGAttgtcgaaaatggcctcaagactgtcagaattgtaagtcaagctgctctcaaagccaccaccccaAGCAATCCAAAATGgatcgggaagtttggcaaatagaaataagagagatgaagggtccaagATAACTTCGGGATATAGGGAAGTCAAAAGAGGGGCAttgcacccttatgtgcaagttcagcaggggcaatccagctaccctcaacattaatATCCCTTGCCAATTACTCAGTACCTTGTGGGCCCACCATAATATATAGTGTTTAATGCCAGTTTTACGCTCggcctcccaatcaacaggtacgggcaccgGCTCCAAGGATCCCCCGACATCAACAGCAAAATTTTTGGGCACCCTACAATGCTTGTCCCAGGCAAGATTATCGTCAAGAGTAGAGGCCGGTCGAAAAATTCactccattggctgaatcatactctagttttttctagaagttgaagcagatgggcATGATTGGACCCAGCACTCCTCACCATATGCATCCCAATTCACATGGATatcaagcaaatgctagatgtaaatatcattcaggtgccccGGGCCATAACACCGAtgattgttggactctgaaaaGAGCCATATAAAGACTCATCGCTAAAAAGTTTATTGTGGTGACAAATGgagaggaccctcctaatgtgacaaACAACCCGTTTCCAACACACAATGATGTttattttgtgggaatgattggctgAGATCAAGAATGcaagccggttggtcgagcagGAATGATAGTGGGAATAATTCAAGAAGGAACATGACTGAAAGTAAGTCCAAGCCGAGATGTGTCGTTGAGTGTGAAAGGAACCCAGTGCTCAGATAAGGCAACTTTATTTGATCCAAAAGTCTCGAGGTTGGAAGTTGGCTCCGCTGTTCAAAGCCCAAGGTTGTATGTCCTGGGAGGTTGCCCAATGACAAGGTAGAATCATGGTGGTACAAAAGGTATAACAGAGTTGATCATAATCAAACCCGCCGTGCAACAACATATGACAAACACGAAAACTATTCCTTGGAACTAAAACAAAACTATGGTGACCTACAAGGGTAAGGATTCAttgaagaagtgggggaaactggaggtttgactcgatcgggGAGGTGTTAATCTctagaagagttgaggaaggccaagcaaatcagagaaggccaaatgctaATAAAAAGccagtcactgaagaagaggcggaagagtttctgaaaaagatgaaagttcaggattactcaatcattgaccagctgaaGAAGACTCCTGCTCAAATCTCTCTACTATTTTTGCTCATAAATTTAGAAGAGCATTCCCGTGTATTAATCAAGATCCTAAATGAGGTACATATCCTAAAGAAGACCACagtgaatcagttagagaagatggccaatagataTTTTGAGGTAAACAGAATCTCCTTTAATGATGATGAACTCCCCGAGGAAGGAGTCGGGCATAGGGCATTGCACCTGActgtcaaatgtgaggggcactacgtaaagcgagtcatggttgatggaggctcgagcaTAGATATATGCCCTCTCTCTACTTTGAaaagcatgaagatcaatacagatagaatccgacccagcaatgtaCGCATCCaagcttttgatggctcagcgagagacACCATTGGGGAAATCAGCCTCACCATGACAATTGGGCtggttgattttgaaattgtcttccaagtagtggacatggaaacctcttataactttcttcttggaaggccatggatccatatggctcgagctgtgccatccaccttgcattaGATGCTCAAGTTCGAACATGaaaggcaagaaattattgttcacagAGAAGATGACTTGTCCATTTATAAAGATTCGTTAATCCTGTGTACTGAGGCCAAGGAAGGGTGTGAGtccattgtctatcaggcttttaAAGTGGTTGATGTGGACTACGTTGAGGAAGGAAAACCCATTCTGTATCCTCGTCTGTCTGCCATATCTGTAATGGTAGCTGCACTTATGCTGAGACacggttatgagccaggaaaagacttaggggcatcattgcaaggaatttcggAACCCATTTCTCTTTTCGGTAAAGAGGGTACTTTTGGCTTAGGTTTCAGGAAAAGAAAAGTAGATGAAGACAAAGACAAGCACTGCAAAAAGTATGAGTGGGACTTGCAGAAACCGATCCCTCAAATTTTCTCCgcttttgtcaagccacgactCCAAGAGGGTCAAATTCTTCGACGCAggaaaacattgatgaaattttccatggcctcagccagatattttctgaagtgaatatgatccatgctggtgaaggcactagtcgcgCTGATATACAACTAATTGACCCAGAAGGAAGGAGTCTCGGTAGTTTGCTTTTGTAGTTTCTTTTTGTATTTGGGTTACCTTCAGGGTTGTAATCTAGACATCTCAGTTTGCTTATTTTGTTttatgttaacccttctatcctttcaaattcaataaaaatgcagttcagtttcgtatCAAGTTCtgtatcttttcctttttctaaTTCCGATCATTTTGTTTCCATTTCAATCTTGTTAATGTCGGCTTtgataacatgacatgcatgcggaattcacaCCTAGATCTTACAAAGCTGTCTAATtttgaaataatgcatcaagaggttgaatatgatgaagatgaagttgttgaggaaataaaaagagaatttgaacaatttgaaaacattcttaagcccaacctcaatgaaactgagccaattaaccTTGGAAGTcatcagagaaacaaagataagcattcacactgaacaaaataCCAGAGATGCCTTGAATCAAATTTTATTTGAATACAGagatgtgtttgcttggtcttatgatgatatgtcgGGTTTAAGTGTTGATCTAGTGGTTCAAAAGCTTCCCAcatatcctgattttccaccagtccaacaaaagcaacaaaaaattaaaacagacatgagtgataaaatcaaagaggaaattatGAATCAATTGAGCGCTAATGTGGATAGAGTCGTCCGATACACTACCTGGGTGAAAAATGTTGTGCCTGTGCCGAAGAAggatggaaaaactagagtctgtgttgactacaaaGATTTGGACAAAGTGATTCCAAAGGATAATTTTCCTCTACCAAACATCCACATACTTGGAGATAATTGTGCAAAGCATGAGATGCAATCTTTTGTAGATTGTTACGCCggataccaccagattctaatggacgaggatgatgcagaaaagaccctttcaccactccatggggtacatattgttatagggtcatgccatttggtttgaataACGCAAGGGCAACCTATATGAGAGtcatgaccaccatttttcatgacatgattcacaaagagattgaagtatatgtcgatgacaTCATCATAAAGTCAAAGACACAAGCTGATCACATGcgcgatttgaaaaagttcttcgaacggcTGCGAAGGTAGGACCTTAAGCTCAACCCAACCAAATGTGCATTTgtagttccatctgggaaactccttaGTGTTATAGTCAGCTaaagaggcatcgaattggatccatctaagataaagtctaTTCGAAATCTGCCACCACCGAAGAACAAAACTGAAGTTATGAGTTTGCTCgggaggttgaactacatcagtcgGTTCATTGCTTAGCTCACAACCACATGTGAGCCTATCATTAAGTTTCTAAAAAGGGATGTTGCTATCAAGTGGATAGACGATTGCCAAAAAGCTTTTGACATGATCAAAGATTATCTGTCAAAACCCCCggtactggtcccacctgaacctggaAGGCCTTTGTTTTTGTATCTATTGGTGATGGATAATTCATTTGGATatgttctggggcaacatgatgcaacACACAAAAAGGAAAAAATCAATCTATTATTTGatcaagaagttcaccaattgtgaggttaagtatacccctttagaaaggacatgttctgtcttgacttgggtcgctcagaagctgaggaattatcttttggcctacactacttacctcatatccataATGGATCCCttgaagtacatcttccaaaagccaatgcacACTAACAGGTTCTCAAAATGGCAAATtctgctcacagagttcgacatcatctatttCACTCGCACCGCAATGAAAGCACAAGCTTTGGCTAATCATTTGGCACAGAATCTAGTCGATGATGATTATGAGCCACTGAGCACATACTTCCtagacgaagaggtcaactccATAGAAGAGGTAGTTCAGGACAACATCCATGCatggaaaatatattttgatggggctgtcaatatcaaagcaattgggatcggggcaatcctcataTCACCTATTGGACAGCACTACCTTGCAATGGCCCAACATCgattcttctgtaccaataatacggtGGAATACGAGACTTGTATCATGGATCTAAAAttggccctcgatctggatgtgcatgaactattggttgtGGGAGATTCCGACTTGCTTATCTGGCAAGCCCAAGGCGAAtaggagactcgagacatcaagcttattccatacagacaatgtgtgcAAGACCTAAGCAAAAGATTCATGTCCATAGAGTttaggtacattcccaggtttcacaacgagctagaTGATGACTTGGCTACCTTAGCCTTGATGCTCCCTAATCCAGGCAACAAT harbors:
- the LOC138903927 gene encoding uncharacterized protein; translation: MDPLKYIFQKPMHTNRFSKWQILLTEFDIIYFTRTAMKAQALANHLAQNLVDDDYEPLSTYFLDEEVNSIEEVVQDNIHAWKIYFDGAVNIKAIGIGAILISPIGQHYLAMAQHRFFCTNNTVEYETCIMDLKLALDLDVHELLVVGDSDLLIWQAQGE